Part of the Niallia alba genome is shown below.
TATGCTATGAAATATTCGTATAATCATTTCGGGTTTTATTAATTTTAAGGAAAAAGGTTTGTGATGATCACGCGCAGACGGAATACACTTCGCTTTCCATGGGGCGAGCGCCGAGCCGCTTCGGCTTCGCCTGCAGGGTCTCGGACTTTCTCGCAGCTCCCATAGGAGTCTACGTGTATTCCGTCTGCTTCGTATTTCCTACTCATTATATTTTCTTTTAAAAAAATGATGAAACGAAACAACCTTTAAAAACGAGTTGGTTTCGCTACTAAATGAGAGATTGTTCGTCTTTATCTATTATATATTTTGTTTTGTCCCAGTATGTTTACTATTTTTTGTATTGATAACACTTATATATTTAATTTAGCGAAGGACTAAAATCAAAAGTTGAAAAAAGCCCAACACATGTGAGAAGAGCTTTTTTCTATAAATCCAATAATAGCTTTTTTTCGTATCTTCCAACTCTTCTGAAGTAATTATTCCATCAACATACAACGCTTTAAATTTCCGAATTTATTTCTTGCTAATTTTCAGAAACATGAGCACTTATCATATTCGACAATTAGAGTATTCAACGACAGTAAATTTAACAGCTATATGAAATCTTTTTCTTCATTTATCATATAGCTTAACAGAAAGAAGGGCCAAATGAGTGACCGCTTTTTGACCACACATTTGACCATATACTTGCAATCAATAAAGTTAAGTAACGTGATTGAAATACAATTTAATTAAAGGGCATAAAACTCTTTAAAATAAGCCACATTGTTAACTAGAATGTAATAGAGTAAATTAATGTATTTTCCTCACATATCGTGGTGGCTGTTATGCTTTTGTCTTGAATGGTTGCGGTTTTTCACTTTTTTGCTGCCGCTAAGAGGTTCGGGTTGACCAGATTGATTGCCTTTTGGAGCATTTCGGCGCATATCTTTACTGTCATTTTTATTCATTAGTTAATCTCTCCTTTAATGTTTTTATGAAGAGGTATTACTTCACTTTCCTTTATAGAATGGTTATATACACGCTCATTTATACCGCATATTTTTATGTTACTCTGCACAACTTATTGGTAAGCAACATGAATTTAAATCAGGAGGATTAAAAGATGCCTTATCATAGTAATAAACAGGAAGCTTTTCAAGATGCACAACGTAATTTGTATGAAACGCAAAACCTTTATCAAGATATTGTAAAGGATTCAGCAAATTATGGTCATCAGCTTAAACATTTGAAGCAAGAAATCAATGAAACATATCAACAAATTGAAAATGCATTGGAAGTAGCGTCTGAGCATCAAAGACAGCAATTAGAAAGCTTCCAAAGAGATTTAAAAAGTATTGTTGATGAAGTGAATGAAATATAAAAGATTAGACCATCTGAAAGGCAACTTTTTGATGGTCTTTTTTGGGGATTTATATTTTTTAAAGCGAAAGTGAAGTGTAATGCAACGTAATTGTTCTAACTATTAAGTCAATGAAAAGGAGATAAAAAAAATAACTGATAAGAAAAACTTATCGTATTTGATAACTTTCTTATTATTTACTTATCACAATCCTTGTATTAAAATTATAGATGGTAAATAGATAATAGAGAGATCAAATTGTTCGACTATTTTTCTATTTTTGGTATATGATTACAATGAGGGGGTAATACATATGGCAAAAGATTTTTATAATGCCCGCCAATCGTTTGAAGTTGGTGGAAAGCGTTATCACTACTATCAATTAGCAGCTTTAGAAAAGAAGGGAATCGGTACGATTTCAAAATTGCCGTATTCTATCAAAGTGTTACTAGAATCTGTTTTACGACAAATGGATGATTTTGTTATTAAACAAGAACATGTAGAAAACCTCGCAAAATGGGGAACTGACGAGGTAAAGGAAATTGATGTACCATTTAAACCTTCGAGGGTAATCCTCCAAGACTTTACAGGAGTTCCTGCAGTAGTGGACCTTGCTTCCTTGAGAAAAGCAATGGCTGACTTAGGCGGAGATCCTAGTAAAATTAATCCGGAGAAACCAGTAGATTTAGTTATTGACCATAGTGTTCAGGTTGATAAATATGGAACTCCTGATGCATTAAAAGCAAATATGGAATTAGAGTTTGAAAGAAATGCGGAAAGATATCAATTCCTAAGCTGGGCGCAAAAAGCATTTGATAACTATCGTGCTGTACCACCAGCAACAGGTATCGTTCACCAAGTGAATTTAGAATATTTAGCAAATGTAGTTCATGTAAATGAAACAGCAGACGGCGAATATGAAACATTCCCAGACACACTTGTTGGAACAGATTCTCATACGACAATGATCAACGGAATCGGTGTTCTTGGTTGGGGTGTTGGCGGTATTGAAGCAGAAGCAGGTATGTTAGGACAACCTTCTTATTTTCCAGTACCAGAAGTAGTTGGCGTTAAACTTGTTGGTGAAATGCCAAATGGTTCAACAGCAACTGACCTTGCATTAAAAGTAACGCAAGTGCTTCGGGCAAAAGGGGTAGTAGGAAAGTTTGTTGAGTTCTACGGACCTGGTGTGACTCAATTACCACTTGCAGACCGTGCGACAATTGCCAATATGGCACCAGAATATGGGGCAACATGCGGATTCTTCCCAGTTGATAAAGAATCTTTAGCTTATATGCGCCTAACTGGACGTTCAGAAGAGCAAATTAATGTCGTTGAAGCTTATTGCAAAGAAAATGGATTATTCTTCGATCCAACGTTAGAGCCTGTTTATACAGAAGTTGTTGAAATTAATCTAGCAGAAATTGAGCCAAATCTATCTGGTCCAAAAAGACCACAGGATTTGATTCCACTTTCTAAATTAAAAGAAGTTTTCAATAAATCAGTAACTGCTCCAGAAGGAAACCAAGGTTTTGGATTAAAAGCAGACGAATTTGACAAAGAAGTAGTAGTTGATTTTGCAAATGGAGATTCTACTACGATGAAAACTGGTTCTGTTGCAATTGCTGCAATTACAAGCTGTACGAATACATCTAATCCATACGTATTAGTCGGTGCGGGATTAGTTGCAAAAAAAGCAGTAGAAAAAGGAATGGAAGTACCTAAATTTGTTAAAACATCCTTAGCGCCTGGTTCTAAAGTAGTTACAGGTTATTTAAGAGATTCAGGACTTCTACCATATTTAGAACAAATTGGATTTAACCTAGTAGGATATGGGTGTACAACATGTATCGGTAACTCTGGTCCACTAAGAGAGGAAATCGAGAAAGCTATTTCTGATTCCGATTTACTTGTAACAAGTGTGTTATCAGGTAATCGTAACTTTGAAGGGCGTATCCATCCGCTAGTAAAAGCAAACTATTTAGCATCACCGCCATTAGTTGTTGCTTATGCACTTGCTGGAACAGTGGATATTGATTTGCAAAAAGAGCCAATTGGTAAAGATAAAGATGGCAACGATGTTTTCTTTAAAGATATTTGGCCATCTACTGAGGAAGTAAATGAATTAGTTCATCGTACGGTAACACCTGAGCTATTTAATAAAGAATATGAAAGAGTATTTGATGATAACGAGCGCTGGAATGAGATTCAAACAAGCAGTGATTCTTTATATACCTTTGATGATACTTCTACTTATATTCAAAATCCGCCATTCTTTGAAGGATTAAAACCAGATCCTGAGCAAGTACTGCCATTAAAAGGCTTAAGAGTTGTAGGGAAGTTTGGTGATTCTGTCACAACTGACCATATTTCTCCTGCTGGTGCAATCGGCGTTAATACGCCAGCTGGTAAGTACTTAAAAGATAATGGAGTACAACCACGTGATTTCAACTCATATGGCTCTCGTCGTGGTAACCATGAAGTAATGATGAGAGGAACCTTTGCGAATATCCGTATTCGTAACCAAATTGCTCCAGGTACAGAAGGTGGATTCGCTACTTACTGGCCAACTGGAGAAGTTACCTCCATCTATGATGCTTGTATGAAGTATAAAGAAGAAGGAACTGGCTTAATGGTTATTGCGGGCAAAGATTACGGAATGGGTTCATCTCGTGACTGGGCGGCAAAAGGAACAAATCTTTTAGGTATTAAGACAGTTATTGCAGAAAGCTTTGAAAGAATTCACCGTTCTAATCTCGTGTTAATGGGTGTGCTTCCATTACAGTTTAAAGATGGTGAAAATGCTGAAACTTTAGGTTTAACTGGGAAAGAAACATTTAATGTTTATGTTGACGAAACAGTTAAACCACGTGATTACCTAGAAGTAACAGCAACTACAGAAGATGGTAAGAAAATTATATTTGAAGTGTTAGTACGCTTTGATTCTGAAGTAGAAATTGATTACTATCGTCATGGTGGTATCCTACCAATGGTATTGCGTGATAAGTTAAGAAATTAATAGATTAAGAGAAGCTCTCTCTATTTAAAGTTGATAATTTTTCTTTCTTTTTGGTACATTAATTTGTCTAGAAGTTAGAGGAAGAGCCACTTTAAAAGAGGGAGTTTTTTTCAACTGTTATAGGAATAAAGATTCTAATTGTAACAAACAAACAAGTGGTTTTAAGTGTAATTATCTATCAAAGGAGAAATATTATATTATGAAAATAATCCCCGAGCTTATTAGGGTAAGGAATCTACATTATATAATAAGATGTGCAGAAGAAACGGATGCAGAGCAACTTGTACAAATTAGGCTACAAATTGATAGAGAAACTACCTTTTTGGATCGTGAACCTGGAGAGGGGATGCTAACTCCATCAGATTTTAAGCATTTAATTCGTACAGATTCAGAAGAATCAAATCGTTTGTTTTTACTAGCTGAAACCGAAAATGGTACTATTATTGCTTTCTCACGATGTGAAGGTTCAAATTTGCAACGCCTAAAGCATAAGGTCGAATTTGGAATTTGTGTATTAAAGGATTATTGGGGCTTTAAAATCGGCCCGAAATTATTGGAAACGTCTATTAAATGGGCATCTGCAAATAAACTCACTAAGATGACTCTATCTGTAATAGAAACAAATGAGAAAGCAATCAACATATATAAGCGATATAACTTTGAAATAGAAGGGATATTAAAAAAAGATAAACGGCTTGAAAACGGAGAATACTATTCTACCATTATAATGTCACGATTCTTATCTGATTATAAATAGGCAGCGCGATATATTAGTAAATGTGAATGAACTTTGTTACTATATATATGTTAGAAAATAAAGGAGTGATGAAAATGACATTAACATTTGGGAAATTAGTAGAAGAAGCGAGAAAGAATGTACCTGGTATTTCATCTGTTGAAGCAAAACAAAAAATAGAAGAAAACCCAAACACTTACATAATTGATGTTCAAGATGCAACTGATGCTGGGGCATGTGGCTTAATTCCTAGCTCTGTAAATATTTCTTTAGGTATGCTTCCGATTCGGGCTGATTTGGAATTACCCGAGGAGCTAAGAGATCCAGAATTAGCGGATCGTAATCGTTCAGTTATTGTTACATGTGGACTTGGTGGACAAGCATCACTTGGTGCCTACTTACTAAAACAAATGGGCTTTACAGATGTAGCATTTATCGAAGGCGGAACTACTGCATGGAAAAAAGAGGGCTTTGAAACAGTTTAATTATAATCTTTGTATCAAAAAAATGCCGAAACTATAAAAGTTAACGGCATTTTTTTGATGGGAGAACACGCTAATAACCTAGTTGTTTATCCACGACATTGATTAAATCTTTTCCTTCTTTAAAACGTTGAATGTTTTCTAAAAAAACTTCCATATAACGATCTAATGTGTTCGGTGAGAAAAACGCATTATGTGGAGAAATTATCACATTATCTAGTTCCCATATGGGGTGTTCCCGGGGTAAAGGCTCTACTTCAAATACATCGAGTGCAGCACCGGCAATTTTTTGCTCCTTTAATAGATAAATAAGTTCTTTTTCTACAATCGTATTGCCTCTCCCTATATTAATTAGAAAACTCGTTCGTTTCATTTTTAGTAGTTTTTCTTGATTAATAAGATGATATGTATCAGGAGTTGAAGGCAGAGCCAGTATTAAAAAGTCAGATTCGGCTATTACGTCATCTAATTGATCAAGACCAACTATTTTATCTGCCAGGTCCTCTTTTGATAGAAAAGAGGGTCTTTTTTTACAACCAATTACACGCATATCTAATGCTTTAGCACGTTTAGCAATTTGCTTACCGATTTCACCGTATCCGATAATTCCAACAGTGGCACCAGCTAAGTCAGTAATTGGAGTGGGTGCCCAACTGTTATTGAGCTGGTTTCGGACCATAAAAGGGATGCCTCTTGCTAATCCAGCCATCATTGCAATTGTATGTTCTGCGATAGGAATAGAGGTGCATCCCTTTGTATTAGTAATAATGATATCGCTCCTTCTCACTTCCTCTGTCAATAGAGCGTCAAGCCCAACACTTAATGATTGAACCCATTTAATCTGAGACGCTTGTTGTAAAATCGATAAGGAGTCGGTTAAGCCTAAAGTTAACACGATATTACAGTCCTTAATATCTTGCGTTATTGGTGGTTCAGGATCACCATATTGCCAAGGATCCATAATAAATTCTGCGCCTAATGCTGTCATTTTATCTAAATACTTTTGTGGTATACTTCTTCTGATGTAGATTATAGGATTATCCACTTCACTAGGCATTAATTCACTTCCTCGATAACTTGAATACTATTTACGTGGTCATAATAGGTATCAGCCAGTCGCTTGATCGCTTCATGGATAATATCTTCTTTACAGAAAGTAAAACAAAGACGCATGTGATGAAATCCTTCATTTTCTAAAAAGAAATGTTTACCAGCTATATAAGAAACACCAGCAATCATTGCAGCATCTAGGAACTCGCTCGTATCAATATGGGTTGGGAAAGTAAGCCATAGAAAGAAACCTCCATTTGGTTCATGAAAGGAAACTTCTTCACCAAAGTACTGTTTGATTGCTGAAACCATCGCATTCTTCCGAGGAAGATAAATACTATTCAGATAGCTGATTTGTTCGTCCATGTCCATTTGTTTTAGTAAATTTTTAGTGACTTCTTGAACATATACACTGGTTAAACCATCGACTTTTAAAATTTTCATTTTTTCGATAATTTGCGGCAAGCCAATGGCCCACCCTAGTCGCAATCCGGGTGCAATGATTTTTGAAAAAGTGCTTAAGTAAACAACTCTTTCCGGTCCAAACGAATAAATTGCTGGAGAAAATGTCCCATCAAAAGAAAGCTCTACATAGGCATCATCTTCAATGATAAAGAAATTATATTCATATGCCAATTCTGCAAGACGCCTTTTTCTAGCAAGAGATAAATTTACACCACCAGGGTTTTGATAATTTGGTATGACGTACATTAACTTAGGTAATGGAAGACCTTTATTGACTCTTGTGATTAACTCTTGTTCAACTAAATCAACTCTGAGCCCATCTTCATCGATCGGAAAAGACACTAACTTCGTTTCTGCTAAACGAAATGTTTTTAATGCGCCAAAAAAGGTCGGTGCTTCAACCCAAATCTCATCACCAGGATCGGTAAGCGTTCTTGTAATTAAGTCAATAGCTTGAGAGCTTCCAGCAGTAACCATTATTTTTTCTTCGCTTGCAATAATTTCGCGAAGCTTAGATCTTTCTTTTATCCAATTGACGATATTTTTAGGACCAGAACCACCACTATAAGCTAAAGCTTGTCTACCTTGTGTCTTCATTGCTGCTTCAGTAGCCACCGTCATTTTATCCACCGGAAGAGATTCCGGGGCTGGAAAGCCGAAGGATAGAGGGATTAGATTATCGTTATTTCCAGCAAAGGCAGAGCCGATAACCTCGGTTTCAGGGAATCTTTTACTAAATGAAAATGGCTTTAATAAATGCATGTTTATCACCGTCCACGAATTATTTGAAATAAACTTAACTTCTGAACAGAAGTTAGGCGAGTTTGCCTCTTGAATAATCCACTTGCACACCCTTTCTTAAATAAGTAATTTTAATTAATATAAGCTATTTGTTTCGTGTTGGGAAATATTAAATACCTTTAAAAATAGAAGAAAACAAGAGATTAAAAGTAGAAAACAGCTTAAATTAACGAAAATTCGGAATTTTGTTAATATAAACTATATTTTAATTGGTGGATTATTGTTAGAAAAGGTGCTTTATCTTACAATCTTATAATTAGACAAAATTCTACTCGATTAATATAGCAAATGATGTCAAAAAAAGGAATAATTAAGAAAAAAATGATGAAAACGCTACCTAATAAAATTTTTAAAAAATTATAAAAAAACATTGTTTTACGAGAAAATATTCCTTATAATGAAATCAAGTTAGATAATAGAACATGAATTGTGAGGTAAGTTAACATGACTGAAATTACATTAGAGAAAATTGAAAGTATTGTTAAGGAAAAAAGTGTAGAGTTATTACATCTACAATTTGTGGACATTGAGGGGATTTTAAAAAATATTACGATAACTGCACAACAATTAGATGATGCTGTAGAAGGAAAAATCATGATTGATGGTTCATCCATTAAAGGATTTTCTCCAATTAACAAATCAGATTCATATTTATTACCAGATTTGAACACATTTACTGTTTTACCTTGGACAGAAACAGAAGGATATTCAGAAGCTCGTTTCCTTTGCTCTGTAACCAATCCAGATGGATCTTTATTTGAAGGGGATACTCGTAACGTTCTTAAGAAAACAGTTGAACGTGCTGCTGAAAAAGGATATAGCATTTCAGTTGGACCTGAATTAGAATTTTTCTTATTCAATACAGACGAAAATGGATATCCAACATCTGAATTAAGTGATAAAGGTGGCTATTTTGAGCCATCGCCAAAAGATTTAGGCGAAAAAGTACGTATTGAAATTTTCAAAACGCTAAGAGCAATGGGCTTCACAATTGAAGCACTACACCATGAAGTAGCAGAAGGACAGCATGAAATTAATTTCAAGTATGCTGATGCGTTAACAGCTGCTGACTTAGCAACAACATATAAATGGGTTGTTAAAACTATCGCTTCTCAATATGGTTTACATGCAACATTTATGCCGAAGCCAGTATTCGGAATTAACGGTTCTGGAATGCATGTTAATATGTCATTTTTCCAAGATGGAGAAAACAGCTTCTATGATGCAAATGACGATTTAGAACTTTCTGAAACAGCATATTCCTTCATTGCTGGTGTATTAAAAAATGTTAAAAATTTCGTAGCTGTAACCAACCCACTAGTAAACTCATATAAACGTTTAGTACCAGGATACGAAGCACCTTGCTACTTAGCATGGTCTGCCTCTAACCGTTCAGCTTTAATCCGTATTCCAGCAAAACGCGGAATGGCTACTCGTGTGGAACTTCGTTGTCCAGATCCATCATCAAACCCATATCTAACTTTTGCTGTAATCGCTGCTGCAGGATTAGACGGAGTGGAAAAAGGACTGAAAGCACCAGCACCAATTAATGAAGATATCTTCCATATGACAGAGGATCGTCGTGAAGAACTTGGAATTGATAGCTTGCCTGGTGGATTAGATGCTGCAATCGCAGAACTTGAAGCGGGTGAAATCGGTCTAAAAACACTTGGAGAGCACGTATACAGTGAATATGTAGCTGCTAAAAAAGAAGAGTGGGATAACTATCGTACTACTATTCATGCTTGGGAAATCGAAAACTATCAATATAAGTTTTAATATACTAGTTAAATAGAATGGGATCCTTTTGAAACTGCAAATAAACGCCTATAAGGCTTTGTTTGCAGTTTTATTTTATCTTTACAATTAATTATTTTGATGAAATATGTTAGGTATAGTATTTACTTGCCAATAACAATAATTCTTATAGGTAAAACTCATATTAGGGTAGTAAATACCTTCTTTTTTATGTTCTATTCTTTAAATTCTGGTAAGTTATGATAAAATAAAGAAGGATGTATGAATATAACAAATACGTCATCAGATTATCGTTATAAGGAGATTTGCTAAATGGAAAAAGTGTTGATATTTGGTCATAAAAATCCGGATACGGATACTATTTGTTCTGCCATTGCATATGCAGAATTAAAAAAAGCGCTTGGAGTAGAAGCAGAAGCAGTTCGTCTTGGTGACGTTAGCGGAGAAA
Proteins encoded:
- the glnA gene encoding type I glutamate--ammonia ligase, with translation MTEITLEKIESIVKEKSVELLHLQFVDIEGILKNITITAQQLDDAVEGKIMIDGSSIKGFSPINKSDSYLLPDLNTFTVLPWTETEGYSEARFLCSVTNPDGSLFEGDTRNVLKKTVERAAEKGYSISVGPELEFFLFNTDENGYPTSELSDKGGYFEPSPKDLGEKVRIEIFKTLRAMGFTIEALHHEVAEGQHEINFKYADALTAADLATTYKWVVKTIASQYGLHATFMPKPVFGINGSGMHVNMSFFQDGENSFYDANDDLELSETAYSFIAGVLKNVKNFVAVTNPLVNSYKRLVPGYEAPCYLAWSASNRSALIRIPAKRGMATRVELRCPDPSSNPYLTFAVIAAAGLDGVEKGLKAPAPINEDIFHMTEDRREELGIDSLPGGLDAAIAELEAGEIGLKTLGEHVYSEYVAAKKEEWDNYRTTIHAWEIENYQYKF
- the acnA gene encoding aconitate hydratase AcnA is translated as MAKDFYNARQSFEVGGKRYHYYQLAALEKKGIGTISKLPYSIKVLLESVLRQMDDFVIKQEHVENLAKWGTDEVKEIDVPFKPSRVILQDFTGVPAVVDLASLRKAMADLGGDPSKINPEKPVDLVIDHSVQVDKYGTPDALKANMELEFERNAERYQFLSWAQKAFDNYRAVPPATGIVHQVNLEYLANVVHVNETADGEYETFPDTLVGTDSHTTMINGIGVLGWGVGGIEAEAGMLGQPSYFPVPEVVGVKLVGEMPNGSTATDLALKVTQVLRAKGVVGKFVEFYGPGVTQLPLADRATIANMAPEYGATCGFFPVDKESLAYMRLTGRSEEQINVVEAYCKENGLFFDPTLEPVYTEVVEINLAEIEPNLSGPKRPQDLIPLSKLKEVFNKSVTAPEGNQGFGLKADEFDKEVVVDFANGDSTTMKTGSVAIAAITSCTNTSNPYVLVGAGLVAKKAVEKGMEVPKFVKTSLAPGSKVVTGYLRDSGLLPYLEQIGFNLVGYGCTTCIGNSGPLREEIEKAISDSDLLVTSVLSGNRNFEGRIHPLVKANYLASPPLVVAYALAGTVDIDLQKEPIGKDKDGNDVFFKDIWPSTEEVNELVHRTVTPELFNKEYERVFDDNERWNEIQTSSDSLYTFDDTSTYIQNPPFFEGLKPDPEQVLPLKGLRVVGKFGDSVTTDHISPAGAIGVNTPAGKYLKDNGVQPRDFNSYGSRRGNHEVMMRGTFANIRIRNQIAPGTEGGFATYWPTGEVTSIYDACMKYKEEGTGLMVIAGKDYGMGSSRDWAAKGTNLLGIKTVIAESFERIHRSNLVLMGVLPLQFKDGENAETLGLTGKETFNVYVDETVKPRDYLEVTATTEDGKKIIFEVLVRFDSEVEIDYYRHGGILPMVLRDKLRN
- a CDS encoding aminotransferase-like domain-containing protein; the encoded protein is MHLLKPFSFSKRFPETEVIGSAFAGNNDNLIPLSFGFPAPESLPVDKMTVATEAAMKTQGRQALAYSGGSGPKNIVNWIKERSKLREIIASEEKIMVTAGSSQAIDLITRTLTDPGDEIWVEAPTFFGALKTFRLAETKLVSFPIDEDGLRVDLVEQELITRVNKGLPLPKLMYVIPNYQNPGGVNLSLARKRRLAELAYEYNFFIIEDDAYVELSFDGTFSPAIYSFGPERVVYLSTFSKIIAPGLRLGWAIGLPQIIEKMKILKVDGLTSVYVQEVTKNLLKQMDMDEQISYLNSIYLPRKNAMVSAIKQYFGEEVSFHEPNGGFFLWLTFPTHIDTSEFLDAAMIAGVSYIAGKHFFLENEGFHHMRLCFTFCKEDIIHEAIKRLADTYYDHVNSIQVIEEVN
- a CDS encoding small acid-soluble spore protein P; protein product: MNKNDSKDMRRNAPKGNQSGQPEPLSGSKKVKNRNHSRQKHNSHHDM
- a CDS encoding GNAT family N-acetyltransferase, whose protein sequence is MKIIPELIRVRNLHYIIRCAEETDAEQLVQIRLQIDRETTFLDREPGEGMLTPSDFKHLIRTDSEESNRLFLLAETENGTIIAFSRCEGSNLQRLKHKVEFGICVLKDYWGFKIGPKLLETSIKWASANKLTKMTLSVIETNEKAINIYKRYNFEIEGILKKDKRLENGEYYSTIIMSRFLSDYK
- a CDS encoding D-2-hydroxyacid dehydrogenase; the protein is MPSEVDNPIIYIRRSIPQKYLDKMTALGAEFIMDPWQYGDPEPPITQDIKDCNIVLTLGLTDSLSILQQASQIKWVQSLSVGLDALLTEEVRRSDIIITNTKGCTSIPIAEHTIAMMAGLARGIPFMVRNQLNNSWAPTPITDLAGATVGIIGYGEIGKQIAKRAKALDMRVIGCKKRPSFLSKEDLADKIVGLDQLDDVIAESDFLILALPSTPDTYHLINQEKLLKMKRTSFLINIGRGNTIVEKELIYLLKEQKIAGAALDVFEVEPLPREHPIWELDNVIISPHNAFFSPNTLDRYMEVFLENIQRFKEGKDLINVVDKQLGY
- a CDS encoding rhodanese-like domain-containing protein, whose translation is MTLTFGKLVEEARKNVPGISSVEAKQKIEENPNTYIIDVQDATDAGACGLIPSSVNISLGMLPIRADLELPEELRDPELADRNRSVIVTCGLGGQASLGAYLLKQMGFTDVAFIEGGTTAWKKEGFETV